From a region of the Streptomyces sp. NBC_01454 genome:
- a CDS encoding thioester reductase domain-containing protein produces the protein MEETLCELFSQVLGVPGVGVDDNFFEFGNSILAVRLASRIRQQTGVDLPVHEVFDRPTPAALADLLISPDSVEEYAVEVDLVEEAFLDPALSTAGSEPLDRDLVRAPRSVLLTGATGFLGSFVLRELLDSTDATIHCLVRASEDTEAARRVLDSLRAYGLAEGVDSGRITAIAGDLEKPLCGLSQPQFDMLAEQVDLIFHNGARVNLVDAYSRLRAANVGGTREVLRLAASKRVKPLHYVSATSALIGTANNPEPLAEDRRVDPDLMPTEGYARTKWVAEEMLRIARVRGIPSAVYRPAQIGGHTATGAVGGNDGLWHYLRACVEVGAVPHAGAGWTEVNVVPVDYVARAYVRLALEPESIGGEFNLTNPLTVRIHTIIDRIRAAGHRVESVPYEDWMRRLQRHADAIADDRDSSVRATLVLVSSAVDSLQLDDYGYDRTHTERGLAASGIDCPEIDPALLDRYIGYLVDSGFLPAPNGQD, from the coding sequence ATGGAGGAGACGCTGTGTGAGCTGTTCAGCCAGGTGCTCGGGGTGCCGGGTGTCGGGGTCGACGACAACTTCTTCGAGTTCGGCAACAGCATCCTCGCGGTCCGCCTGGCCAGCCGGATACGGCAGCAGACCGGCGTCGACCTGCCGGTTCACGAGGTGTTCGACAGGCCGACCCCGGCTGCCCTCGCGGACCTGCTGATCAGCCCGGACTCCGTCGAGGAGTACGCCGTCGAGGTGGATCTCGTCGAGGAGGCCTTCCTCGACCCGGCCCTGTCGACCGCGGGAAGCGAGCCGCTGGACCGGGACCTGGTCCGTGCCCCGCGCAGCGTCCTGTTGACCGGTGCGACCGGCTTCCTCGGGTCGTTCGTGCTCAGGGAACTCCTCGACAGCACGGACGCCACGATCCACTGCCTGGTGCGCGCCAGCGAGGACACCGAGGCGGCGCGCCGCGTGCTGGACAGCCTGCGCGCCTACGGCCTGGCGGAAGGGGTGGACTCCGGCCGGATCACCGCGATCGCCGGTGACCTGGAAAAGCCCCTGTGCGGGCTGTCGCAACCGCAGTTCGACATGCTGGCCGAGCAGGTCGACCTGATCTTCCACAACGGTGCGAGGGTCAATCTGGTCGATGCCTACAGCCGGCTCAGGGCGGCCAACGTCGGCGGCACCCGGGAGGTGCTGCGGCTGGCCGCGAGCAAGCGGGTCAAGCCGCTGCACTACGTCTCCGCGACGAGCGCGCTGATCGGGACCGCGAACAACCCGGAGCCCCTGGCCGAGGACCGGCGGGTCGATCCGGATCTGATGCCCACCGAGGGATACGCACGCACCAAGTGGGTGGCCGAGGAGATGCTCCGCATCGCACGTGTGCGCGGCATTCCCTCGGCGGTGTACCGGCCCGCGCAGATCGGTGGCCACACCGCCACCGGCGCCGTGGGAGGCAACGACGGACTGTGGCACTACCTCCGCGCGTGTGTGGAGGTCGGCGCCGTACCGCACGCCGGGGCCGGATGGACCGAGGTGAACGTGGTCCCGGTCGACTACGTCGCCAGGGCCTATGTGCGACTCGCGCTGGAGCCGGAGTCGATCGGCGGCGAGTTCAACCTGACCAATCCGCTGACCGTCCGGATCCACACGATCATCGACCGGATCCGCGCCGCCGGCCACCGCGTCGAGTCCGTGCCGTACGAGGACTGGATGCGCCGCCTCCAGCGTCACGCGGACGCCATTGCCGACGACCGCGACAGCTCGGTACGGGCGACCCTCGTCCTGGTCAGCTCGGCGGTGGATTCCCTTCAGCTCGATGACTACGGCTACGACCGGACCCACACCGAGCGTGGCCTCGCCGCATCGGGTATTGACTGCCCCGAAATCGATCCCGCTCTTCTCGACCGGTACATCGGATACCTCGTCGATTCCGGTTTCCTGCCCGCACCGAATGGCCAGGACTGA
- a CDS encoding DUF5988 family protein, with product MADTAAKAVLEGGPAGFPERIVPIDPPGTELKIPFRNGYEHFRATDRQQATTEGTLPVYEWWERTELPG from the coding sequence ATGGCTGACACAGCGGCGAAAGCAGTGCTCGAAGGCGGCCCCGCCGGGTTCCCCGAGCGGATCGTGCCGATCGACCCGCCCGGGACCGAGCTCAAGATCCCGTTCCGCAACGGCTACGAGCACTTCCGGGCCACCGACCGGCAGCAGGCGACCACCGAAGGGACGCTCCCCGTCTACGAGTGGTGGGAGCGCACGGAACTGCCCGGGTAG